TATTAAGTAGAGCGATCACCTTTTCTTGTAGACCAAGAAACGAGTGTTTTTACAGCACAGAGTCATTGTTTTCACCGACGTCAAGTCGAAAATATCCTTGGACTAGCTGATCAATGGTTCTGTTTCATTCCAAAACTACAAACATAATGAACtttgttgtattttattttgcatTGTTTACACTTTACAAGTAGACTTTTTTGGATTCACTGTCTTGTTGAAACTACAATAGTATCTAGATTCAAGAGTGCATAATATATTTATCTACAtgtgttttggtttgtttgaTGTGAAAACTGAAGGAACGAATGGATGGCAgctgatttttttgtttatgttgacATTGGGAAGACATGGATATCGTCGTTTGAACTTGGTGGTCATGCTTGAGTATTGGGTTTTTCTTTTGATGCTGTTTCTCTGTGCATTTTGACATGTACATTTCTGAATGCCCTGGTAGAAAGAACCTCTCTTTCACTTACTGCTTTTCGAGTAAAAACCCTCTTGCTATCTCTTGTTATAAATTTATGAGTATAACATATAATTACGACATGATGGTAGTCGAACATATTTACTTAAAGATACTCActataaaaaaatgtatttcacacaaatttatatatttgtgtAACAGAGTGAGATTAAATTTATCTTGTATACAAAAGTGAGGCTGATGGAAAAGAATTGGATGCAGAAGATGAGGTGAATTGTGAGGAGTTGGTGTTGTAACCATGACCCGAAGACTCTGTCTGACGTCTTTCCAAATCAGTATTGTAACTCGCCGAGATTGAAAATGATACCGGAAGAGATACATAGCTGGCCACCGGCATCTTTGATGGGAGAATGGGCaatggaacttcgaagttaagtacTTGAATTGTTTGTTGTATCGAAGGCCTCATCGTGTAATCCGGATGAGCACACCACAGCCCAACAATCAACAAACACTCCATCTGTTTCGCATCGAACTCTCCACACAATTTAGGGTCAGCTGCTTCAATGATTTTCCCTTCTCCATAAAGCTCCCAAACCCACTCCACCATGTTAATTTGAGTCCTTCCAAACTTTGGATCAATGGGTTTTCTCCCGCAAGCTATCTCCAAAGCAACAACTCCAAAGCTGTAGACATCTGTTTCCTTGCTTGCCTTTCCTGTGGTAACGCATTCCGGAGCCATGTATCCCATGGTTCCAGCTAGAACCGTGGTTTGCGATTGTTTTCCATGATCCACAAGTCGAGCTAATCCGAAATCCCCaagtttggtgttgaaatttgaATCGAGCATAATATTGCTCGATTTAATATCCCTGTGCAGCACACATTGTTCCCATTCTTCGTGTAGATAGAACAACCCGGATGCCAAGCCTTGAGCAATTCTGTATCTTGCCTCCCAATGTAACAAGGTTTTCGGTTTGAACAAATGGGAATCTAAGCTTCCGTTGGACATGAACTCGTAAACAAGCAGGAGCTCTCCTTTTTCATGGCACCAACCGATTAGTTGCACCAGATTCCGATGCCTAAGTCGACTAATGATCCTTACTTCCGCCGCGTACTCCTTCATCCCCTGTCTAGACCGACTTGACACCCTCTTAACAGCAACATACGAGTCCAAGTCTTTTATGAACCCTCTATAAACCCCACCAAATCCTCCTTCTCCAAGCTTTTCTCCCTCATCGAAATTACCCGTGGATCGAGCCAATTTCTTGTACGAAAACTTCTTCGGGCCCGTCCCCTTCTCGAATTCCTCATCGATCGAGTCGTTCACCGTAGGATCCTCATCATCACTACTTCCCCCTGTTTTTCCCTTCCTCCAACAAATgcaccaaaccaaaaccaacccACCAGCCAAAACCACACACCCACCAACAACCAGCCCAACAAGCAGTCCGACATTGACCCCGTTTTCTGGCGCCGAGTTGTTAAACTCGTTCTCATCGCGCAGTTCTGTAGAACTAAAATTCCATGAGTTGATTTTATGTAGAGCTGTAAGAGTCCCTGTCGCGGCAGTGAACCCAACAACAACATAACCCTGCAAGTACTCATTCAGGTCTACAATGTAACTAATATTCCTCCACACTAGGGAAGCATTCTCAAAACTAGTGTAAACAACACTAAGGTTTTTGGATCCAGAATCGTAGCGAATCCGAGCAGTATTTTCCCCTCCGGTTGTAATGGATCCATTCCAAGGCTTTGTAACTTTAGACTTGAGAGAGTTCATGTCAATACCAACATGACCGCCGTCAGGATCTTTGATGGAAATTCGGTTATTCTTGTAGATATCAAACTCCACTGCCACAAAGGGGTACAGATTCGTCGATTCATTATTTGGCAGCTCTATGACGGGGAGGCCTAGATAGCCGCCTAGGCCTACTGTGGTGTTGAGTGAGGACCCGTTTGGCGCCAAAAAGAAGGCGAGTCCGTCGCCGTAGCGCGTATTGTCTAAGGAGTCGATGGCGAATGTGAAGTTTGTGGTGAAATCAGCGAGTTTTCCGGTGGCGTTCTCGCGGAGGAGGAAGGGTTGAGAACAGGTGGCTCGGCCGACACTTTTGTTCCGTTGGATGTCGGCAGCGCTAATAGTCAGACGGAGGAACGTGCCGTCGACGGAAGCATCTCCCTCGAGAGATAAATTGCGGGGGACTTTTGggaaggaggagaagttgaAGGATAATGGAGCTGCACAAGGAAGTAGCTGAAACAAGAGAAGTTTGAGAAGAAGGACAACCACCATGTTTGTAATGCTTTTACAGATTAAACTGTGATCATCTTAAAATATAGCAGAGATTGTAgagtttaattattattattttaatttttttttagggatTTTATCTGCAGCCGCCTTTGtttacttgaattttttttttagggatttTATCATTGGTTATTATAATCTCCCGTTCacactgaattttttttttcgaaataaTGTAGCTTGACTGACTTGTTCTAATCTAATCAGCAGCCCCATTTACTGAGTTGGGTTTTTCTTTTGCTGAAATGTCATTGGTCATGTCCAACGATCCAATTCAAAAGTTTCTAGATACACCTTTATGCATAATTAATACATCGACGGcatatttttacttatttgggaaACTCGACGGTTGGAGCTAAACtttattatttttgaaaaaattaaGTACTATGCGGTTGGGGTTAAAAAATCTTGTACAAAGATGTTGTAAAAGTCTCTAACCAAGGGAAGCTACTATCATTAGATAAACCGCACTCTGCAATCCAACAAGCAACATTGGCTAGTAGACTGGCGCTAAGGGGcagtttaataattattttgtttttaacttgTAGTTTCGTTggttttttaattgaaaactattaaataaattatcaataaaGTAGAGCTGAAAACAGTTTACGAAAAATTGAACTGTCATGGATTAAAATTGCCCAAGATTTTTGTTGCGTGGTTGAAGAATAGACGATGGTGGAAAATTGGCGCTCATTCCACTCAAGACTGTTTCTGAGATTTCGGATGTCTTGTGCGAAATTCATAAAAGGGGCCCTTCTTATACgacatcttaaaaaaaaatgaataaaatattgatgttaaAAAGCAATATCGAAATAGCTCATTTTTTAGGTTGAATCAATTgtttaacttttctttttctttgacgcTTCAAGTAGCTAGATGTATATTTTCTAGAAAGTGCTATCTTTTATATCTCAAACAAGATCATAATAAAATTATAGTAAGTATGAACGATGAAACCTGATAATCCGTAATATGTGTGCGTCTAACGATTTTTTGTGACTGCTCTTCTCTTGATTTTGCCCTGAaaagtacaaaaaataaaaaataaaaaaatcattatagATGAAAAATAGCCAAATCTTCAAATTTCGAGTCAATATACTTAAATTAGTAAATATCATGCTTTGATCGAAGTCTCCTTCATTCTGATAATTTGGAAGTTTctctttaatttcataaatttataaattaaggtTTAATAATTTGTGGGAAATCTAACAATGGGACAAAGAGAGAAGGGAATTACACTAGGAATCTAGGACATTGGCACAACATGTCACATCCCAGATCGGGGCAGATCACTTCCTCGCCCTgctctaccaccgtagcacgatattgtccgctttaggccccgaccaagCCCTCACGGTTATTGTTTCTGGGaattcacgagcaacttcccagtgagtcatccatcctgggagtgctctggcctccttctcgcttaacttctgaGTTTCTATTGAACCCAAAGTTATTGAGCTCCCGAAATACCTCGTGCAAGGTAGGGATGAAGAATATACATTTGAGGATCACTTCCTAGGTGATTTAGGATGTCACACAACGTCTATGATTCCGGTGCTTTTGTACTGGTAATCTGTGGGCTTCTCTGATTAACTTTGCccattgttaattatttttttatatattttcgtaCAAGTTGTAGGTAGTCTGATGGGTGATGGCTTATAGGTACTCGGTCAGTGGGCTTCTCTGATTAACTTTGCcctttgttaattatttttttatatattttcgtaCAAGTTGTAGGTAGTCTGATGGGTGATGGCTTTTAGGTACTAGTAGTCTGACTTTGATGGGTAGTAGTCTGATGGCTTTCGGCTCATCAGATTTTTTTATGCATatattttgatttgattttgaccCATCCgatttttatatgtatatattttgatttgattaatatttttatatattatttttatataatattattatatatatattattatattcaaatttttttttttttttttgggttttgaggacCCTGTGCCATCGAACCGGTCGCACTCTCTCAACACCGGCTCTGATTCCACTACGCGTTCATTGTGGGAACAAAAAACTGAGTCTATGATGGATTTTTCGTCTTTTAAAATCTTTGTCGGGACGATGGTGCTTGGAAACAATACATGAAAAAGAAGAGATGACATAAACCATATCCttctagaaacaaaaacaagagagatacaaagaaaagaggaggagatatgaaacctaaccACTCTGAAACAAAACCTAAAGGtctaaacctacaaaacaagttGAGCAACACCACAAAGTTaggggaaaaaaaaagtaagacaAACATGGATGTTAAGatgcacattaatttgagaAGCGGTAACCAGGCAAGCCAACATAGTCCGAAAACAATGCAACACGAGCCGCTGGCGGAAGAGAATCATGCCAAGTTaaagttggagaagacaagCCCATGTTAGCAAAATTGTCCGCAACAGAATTTCCCTCCCGATATATGTGAGATGAGTAGAAAGTCATTTTTTGAATGCGGTCCAAACAAATAGATCATTGTGTACGAAGAGGCCATGGGGGATCAAAATCAGACGATTGAAGAGCAGAAATAACACTAGAGCTGTCACTTTTCATATGCAAACTCCATACCAATAATAATTGCAGAtaattctgcaaaaaaaaaaaaaagagttgcgaTAACCAATCCACTGGCAGAAACCACCAAGAAAATGACCATGGCAATTCCTGAAAACTCCTCCACAAGCAGTAGGACCAGGATTTCCTTTAGATAAACCATCTGTATTAAGTTTAATCCAAAGAAACCAAGGAGGAGACCAAAGGACATGAAGAATAGTAGGCGTCTTGCGAGAGATAGGTCAGATCCATTGTTAGAtgtacatatttattttgatttttttggtcTTTTGTTTACTAACGAGGTGAAGAGAAACTATATGAATGATACGACAAATGAGTTATAActacttttattttatattatgtttTGTAACAAGTAGGATAAGTTACATTAATTTATAGAGAGAGGGACTCGAAAATGGGACTTTGAGTATAAAGAAGAATGCTCTTAACCAactgataattaattaactatagACGACAAGTAAGGCAGATTGGAATACGAATATCTCAAAAGTTTGGTCATGGACTCAACAACTTTTATCGCACATCTACACAAACGGACCAGCGATGCCAACATCATCCTGATCGGATAAGTGGGTGAAGTCCGTCGACTTCGCTGAGactgaccattctttcttcccaAGATACGAAAACCTGATCCGGTATGAAATCAGCCAGGTTTCTTATATTTTTGGAGATTCCTACAATTTAAGGATTTTGCGTGCGAAGTAAGTACTCACACTTAAAAGATGATGCAATATCTACTCCTAGATATCTTTTAGGATTCTCCAAGTGTAATACGGATTCTGGTAATCATGTCATATTaaagttggagaagacaagCTCATGTTAGAAAAATTGTCTGCAACAACATTTCCTTCGCTatatatgtaagatgcataGAAAGTCATTTTTCGAATACAGTCCAAACAAATAGACCATTGCACACAAAGAGGCCAAGAGGGACTTGTGGTCATTGGTTCCTTATCTTAGTATTCTTTTCACAACAACAAATGATGACAATTTTAACCGTTAGACCTGATAACGGTGGATAATTGTCCAAATGTATTGGATTTGGGTATGAAAATTTGGGTATATTTTGGGTATAGGGAAAAATCTTGAATATTATTCGGTTATGGCTTTGTATATGGTTATAGAGGTCCTTACTCCGTATCCGTCTCCGAATCCAAACcgaataatataatataattatgtaatagtAAAATATTAAATACTGTATATATATTGATAATGTTGGCTATTTAAGGTGGAAATGGATTCTCTCCTGAGCATATGCTCAGGATCCTGCTGAGCAGGACACGAGAACCGTTcaatgaaaatccaacggctacaattattataactttaaaagtaccctgtttgtagccgttgaattttCATCGAACTGTCTCGTGTCCTGCTCAGCAGGATCCTGAGCATATGCTCAGGAGAGAATCCATTTTCATTTAAGGTAAGCAATCCTCTCTGTTTTATCTCCAGCGTTGCAGCAATTTAAGGTAAgcaatttcatttttaataaaaCGAATTAGGGATCACGACTTTTGAATTAGGTTTCGAATTATGATTTTCTTTAAGTCTATAATGGACGTACGTTCCATTGGTAAGTTCTGTTCTTACAAGTTACAACTCAATTTCcatgtatttttgttttttcgaTTTAATTGGATTTGCAAAATTTGGAATTTCTGTGTTGATTTAATTGGGTTTGCAAAACGTGTTTATGTCAATCTGGGTTTGAAATTTGAGTTCTTGGCAATGAGaattttatcaaattttgatAGTCTGTTCAATTGAATCTTAAGCTAGATTTATTAATAATTAGATGAAATCCCAACATAATTTTAGTTTGGAAAATTAGAATTGTTGTGGATTCGGttacaaatttgtaatttttggctCCTTTTTTCATATGATTTCCACTGTGTTTCcagctttgttttgattttcttggaTTGCCCTTTTAATTGTTTGGTAGGCAAGACTGATGCCGAAGTTGCCGAATGAAGTGGAACTGATGAGTTTTGGCAAGATTTTTGGAGAACAACGTGACAGTGGGTCAGTGTAAATTACCTTTGGTTGATATTGGTTGGGGAATTGTCATGATGCGTGTTGTTGTACAGCCAGCTATGGGAAAATCTAAAACAGGTAATGTTTCCGTTAGGACCTTAATCTTGGGTTTTGTATAAATATCTGCTGGGGTTGCGTGGCCGAAGACATAACATAATAAATTTGGTGTTTAGCGTGCTTAAACTGGCAGGGACGATCAGAATCGATGTTGTTAGTTATTAAAACGTGGTATTTATCCTGTAAACTACACCAAGGGGACGGGGATGGTTAGAACTTTGAACCCGGGATGCAGTGGTGCTAAGAGAAATACCCTCCCCACCGGGGCAATCAATCACCCGCAGGATTGTTAAAATATCTCTGctaaaaatatgagttttactTCCTGTACTTTATTTTTACTGTGATGTGGAAATAGGCTTTACAATGGCTTATTTGTGATAGTTGATGAAGAGATTTGTGTTTAAGACGAGAGTAGTGCGGTCTCTTTCTTGTAGTGAAATATGTAAATAATCAACGGAAAAACAAgttaaataacaaaaacttcatctttCCTTCTTTCAATTGTTATAGGTTGCGTCATTCTCATCACTCTCTATTCGGGGAACTTCCAGATTCTAAAACTGGTGCCTAATCACGATTTCTGGTACTTTAAGAAAAACTcagtatcttttttttttttttcaattttgtttttaatttggttGTTTGATCATTTTTTTCAATGCGGGTCTTGAATCTTGATcaattttgtttgattaatttcgGTATGGACTAAGCTTTAATTAAAAAGATGAAAGATCAACAATTGAACTTACATGAGCCGACCAACCTCTTGGAATGCAAAAGATACAGTTCAGTTCATTCATCACCAGGTACAAATTTTGCTACTCTTTTATTGTGCTTGTTgacattttttttgtgtgaaaactTACAATTGAAAACACAGTTGCTACTACTAATGTTAGATTCGACCTTGTGGTCTTTACAGAAATCAGAAATGGGAATTGATTTGAAGTGCACCATCTGCATTACTTTGGTATATTGGATAATGAATGCGGTTTTACATTGAAATATATGTTTATCCTAGGGTTATTGTGCACTTTGAAATGTTGTTGATGGTGTCACAAATTTTGTTGTAGAAGATGGGGTGATTGTGAGGCTATGGGGCGTTCCTGAGGACTCAGTTTGACCTCTTTCAGAAGTAATAGTGTCACTGTCACTGACCAATGTTGAGAATAATGTTGGAGGAGCAATATAGGTCGCCGCCGGCATCTGGGAGAATGGGCaatggaacttcgaagttaagcactTGAATCGCTTGTTGAATCGAAGGTCTGAATGTATATTGCGGGTGAGCACACCAGAGCCCAACAATCATCAAGCACTCCATTTGTTTCTCATCAAAATGACCATAGAGTTTTGGATCGGCTGCTTGAATAACATTCCCTTCTTCATAAAGCCCCCAAACCCACTTCACCAGTTCGATTTGGCTACTTTCTAATTTGAAATCGATGGGTTTTCTCCCACAAGCTATTTCCAAAGAAACAACTCCGAAGCTGTAGACATCTGATTCCTTGGTAGACTTTCCTGTGGTAACATATTCTAGAGCCATGTAGCCTCGGGTTCCTGCCACAATTGTTGTTAGTGACTGTTCTCCATGGTCTACAAGTCGAGCTAACCCAAAATCCCCAAGTTTCACATTGAAGTTTGAATCCAGCATAACATTGCTCGACTTGATATCCCTGTGAAGCACACATTGTTCCCATTCTTCATGTAGATACAATAACGCAGAGGCCAACCCCTTGGCAATGTTGTATCTCACCTGCCAACTCAACAAgctattttctttaaaaagatGGGAATCTAA
This window of the Malus domestica chromosome 03, GDT2T_hap1 genome carries:
- the LOC139194523 gene encoding L-type lectin-domain containing receptor kinase IX.1-like, giving the protein MVVVLLLKLLLFQLLPCAAPLSFNFSSFPKVPRNLSLEGDASVDGTFLRLTISAADIQRNKSVGRATCSQPFLLRENATGKLADFTTNFTFAIDSLDNTRYGDGLAFFLAPNGSSLNTTVGLGGYLGLPVIELPNNESTNLYPFVAVEFDIYKNNRISIKDPDGGHVGIDMNSLKSKVTKPWNGSITTGGENTARIRYDSGSKNLSVVYTSFENASLVWRNISYIVDLNEYLQGYVVVGFTAATGTLTALHKINSWNFSSTELRDENEFNNSAPENGVNVGLLVGLVVGGCVVLAGGLVLVWCICWRKGKTGGSSDDEDPTVNDSIDEEFEKGTGPKKFSYKKLARSTGNFDEGEKLGEGGFGGVYRGFIKDLDSYVAVKRVSSRSRQGMKEYAAEVRIISRLRHRNLVQLIGWCHEKGELLLVYEFMSNGSLDSHLFKPKTLLHWEARYRIAQGLASGLFYLHEEWEQCVLHRDIKSSNIMLDSNFNTKLGDFGLARLVDHGKQSQTTVLAGTMGYMAPECVTTGKASKETDVYSFGVVALEIACGRKPIDPKFGRTQINMVEWVWELYGEGKIIEAADPKLCGEFDAKQMECLLIVGLWCAHPDYTMRPSIQQTIQVLNFEVPLPILPSKMPVASYVSLPVSFSISASYNTDLERRQTESSGHGYNTNSSQFTSSSASNSFPSASLLYTR